The Burkholderia mayonis genome window below encodes:
- a CDS encoding DUF1439 domain-containing protein has translation MTQTSAPGRRRFLIAVCAAAGVTVSLAACASTFPFIPDHYTFSQGDVQRAVARKFPYRKTVAQVVDVALANPAVGLLPDQNRVAVRLDARFESPFLREPVNGKFTVSGQLAYDAPSRSVVLKAPAVDSVNVDGDAQTYTQQIGAAAGLLATQLLTNYPIYTFKPEQLQFAGVNYEPGTITILTNGIRVAIVEK, from the coding sequence ATGACCCAGACGAGCGCGCCGGGCCGGCGCCGCTTCCTGATCGCCGTGTGTGCGGCCGCGGGCGTCACCGTGTCGCTTGCCGCGTGCGCGTCGACGTTCCCGTTCATCCCTGATCACTACACGTTCTCGCAAGGTGACGTGCAACGCGCGGTCGCTCGCAAGTTCCCGTATCGGAAGACGGTCGCGCAGGTAGTCGACGTCGCGCTCGCGAATCCGGCGGTCGGACTGCTGCCCGACCAGAACCGGGTCGCAGTGCGCCTCGACGCGCGCTTCGAGAGCCCGTTCCTGCGCGAGCCGGTCAACGGCAAGTTCACAGTGTCGGGCCAGCTCGCGTACGACGCGCCGAGCCGCTCGGTCGTGCTGAAGGCGCCCGCCGTCGACAGCGTGAACGTCGACGGCGACGCGCAGACGTATACGCAGCAGATCGGTGCGGCGGCGGGCCTCCTCGCGACTCAATTGCTGACCAATTATCCGATCTATACGTTCAAGCCGGAACAGCTGCAATTTGCCGGCGTGAATTACGAACCCGGTACAATCACAATTCTTACAAACGGCATACGCGTGGCGATCGTCGAAAAGTGA
- the hemN gene encoding oxygen-independent coproporphyrinogen III oxidase: protein MTQPIPSEALFRPDLLAKYTANGPRYTSYPTAPQFSVDFDPADYIRAAADPGASASDLSLYFHIPFCATTCFYCGCNKIATRNRKRARPYLDQLKHEIALQAALFDPERTVTQLHWGGGTPTFLSDAETTELMAATREYFTLASDRAGEFSIEIDPRTASPATLVHLRTIGFNRVSLGVQDFDLDVQRAINRVQPLKMTSDLVRAARATGYHSISIDLIYGLPHQTVSSFARTLDAIAELEPDRLSVFGYAHMPHLFKMQRQIDDTALPPPATRIALLGLAIERLTRAGYVYIGMDHFARPGDELVRAQRNGTLQRNFQGYSTRADADLIGIGASSIGKVGDVYAQNAKELPRYGAALAEQRLPIVRGVKLRADDRLRRDVITHLMCNLVLPFSHFEAAYGIRFANKFARELDMLRGFERDGLLSIGRDRLTLHPAGRLYVRNIAMVFDAYLSDAPETRYSKTV from the coding sequence ATGACGCAGCCGATCCCGTCCGAAGCGCTGTTTCGCCCTGACCTGCTTGCCAAGTACACGGCGAACGGCCCTCGTTATACGTCCTACCCCACCGCTCCGCAGTTCAGCGTAGATTTCGATCCCGCCGACTACATCCGCGCGGCCGCCGATCCGGGCGCGTCGGCGAGCGACCTGTCGCTCTATTTTCATATCCCGTTTTGCGCGACCACGTGCTTCTACTGCGGCTGCAACAAGATCGCGACCCGCAACCGCAAGCGCGCGCGCCCCTATCTCGACCAGTTGAAGCACGAGATCGCGCTGCAGGCGGCGCTCTTCGATCCCGAGCGCACCGTCACGCAACTCCACTGGGGCGGCGGCACGCCGACCTTCCTGTCGGACGCCGAAACCACCGAGCTGATGGCGGCGACTCGCGAATACTTCACGCTCGCGTCAGACCGTGCTGGCGAGTTCTCGATCGAGATCGACCCGCGCACTGCGTCGCCCGCGACGCTCGTCCATCTGCGCACGATCGGCTTCAACCGCGTGAGCCTTGGCGTGCAGGATTTCGATCTCGACGTGCAGCGCGCGATCAACCGCGTGCAGCCGCTCAAGATGACGTCCGACCTCGTCCGCGCGGCCCGCGCGACCGGCTACCACTCGATCAGCATCGACCTCATCTACGGACTGCCGCACCAGACCGTGTCGAGCTTCGCGCGCACGCTCGACGCGATCGCCGAGCTCGAGCCCGACCGGCTGTCGGTGTTCGGCTACGCGCATATGCCGCATCTGTTCAAGATGCAGCGCCAGATCGACGACACCGCGCTGCCGCCGCCCGCGACACGGATCGCGCTCCTCGGTCTCGCGATCGAGCGGCTCACCCGCGCGGGCTACGTGTACATCGGAATGGACCACTTTGCGCGGCCGGGCGACGAACTCGTGCGCGCGCAGCGCAACGGCACGCTGCAGCGCAACTTCCAGGGCTACAGCACGCGCGCGGACGCCGACCTGATCGGCATCGGCGCGTCGTCGATCGGCAAGGTCGGCGACGTCTACGCGCAAAACGCAAAGGAGCTGCCGCGCTACGGTGCGGCGCTCGCCGAGCAGCGCCTGCCGATCGTGCGAGGCGTGAAGCTGCGCGCCGACGACCGGCTGCGGCGCGACGTAATCACGCACCTGATGTGCAATCTCGTACTGCCGTTCTCGCATTTCGAGGCGGCGTACGGCATCCGCTTCGCGAACAAGTTCGCGCGCGAGCTCGACATGCTGCGCGGCTTCGAGCGCGACGGCCTGCTGTCGATCGGCCGCGATCGTCTGACGCTTCACCCGGCGGGGCGCCTGTATGTGCGCAACATCGCGATGGTGTTCGACGCATACCTGTCGGACGCGCCCGAAACTCGCTATTCGAAGACCGTCTGA
- a CDS encoding protein-L-isoaspartate O-methyltransferase family protein — protein sequence MNIEKARFNMIEQQIRPWDVLDLDVLGLLSVVKRENFVPAAYRDLAFADIELPLPSGQKMLFPRVEARILQELAVKKHENVLEIGAGSGYMAALLAARGQRVTTVEIDPALAKFAEENLKKNGVTNVEVALGDGSRGWPAKAPYDVICVSGGLPVVPQELLEQLKVGGRLAGFVGGRPVMKAQIITRIDEKQYRVADVFETYVDHLVNAIEPSRFKF from the coding sequence ATGAATATCGAAAAAGCACGTTTCAACATGATCGAACAGCAGATCCGTCCTTGGGATGTACTGGATCTGGACGTCCTGGGCCTGCTGTCGGTCGTCAAGCGTGAGAACTTCGTGCCGGCCGCGTACCGCGACCTGGCCTTCGCCGACATCGAGCTGCCGCTGCCGAGCGGCCAGAAGATGCTGTTTCCGCGCGTCGAGGCCCGCATCCTGCAGGAACTCGCGGTGAAGAAGCACGAGAACGTGCTCGAGATCGGCGCAGGCTCCGGCTACATGGCGGCGCTCCTTGCCGCGCGCGGCCAGCGCGTGACGACGGTCGAGATCGATCCGGCGCTCGCGAAGTTCGCCGAAGAGAATCTGAAGAAGAACGGCGTGACGAACGTCGAAGTCGCGCTCGGCGACGGTTCGCGCGGCTGGCCTGCGAAGGCGCCGTACGACGTGATCTGCGTGTCGGGCGGCCTGCCCGTCGTTCCGCAAGAGCTGCTCGAGCAACTGAAGGTGGGCGGCCGCCTCGCCGGGTTCGTCGGCGGCCGGCCGGTGATGAAGGCGCAGATCATCACGCGCATCGACGAGAAGCAATACCGCGTCGCCGACGTGTTCGAAACCTACGTCGACCACCTCGTCAACGCGATCGAGCCGTCGCGCTTCAAGTTCTGA
- a CDS encoding rhodanese-like domain-containing protein has protein sequence MQILTASALAEWLRDPARPAPVVLDVREPWEIATAKIDGSVSIPMQQIPARSEELDDEAEIVCVCHHGMRSAQVAMFLESRGFTKLYNLQGGIDAWSRDVDPSVPRY, from the coding sequence ATGCAGATCCTGACCGCGTCCGCCCTCGCCGAATGGCTGCGCGACCCGGCGCGCCCGGCGCCCGTCGTGCTCGATGTGCGCGAGCCCTGGGAAATCGCGACCGCGAAGATCGACGGCAGCGTGTCGATCCCCATGCAGCAGATTCCCGCGCGCAGCGAGGAGCTCGACGACGAAGCGGAGATCGTCTGCGTGTGCCACCACGGGATGCGCAGCGCGCAAGTCGCGATGTTCCTCGAATCGCGCGGCTTCACGAAGCTCTACAATCTGCAAGGCGGGATCGACGCGTGGTCGCGCGACGTCGATCCGTCGGTGCCGCGCTACTGA
- a CDS encoding aspartate aminotransferase family protein, with translation MAEHVSQTPDLSAFWMPFTANRQFKEAPRLLVAAKGMYYTSHDGRRILDGTAGLWCVNAGHGRDEIVAAVKAQVEEMDFAPTFQMGHPKAFEAATRIARHTPGDLKHVFFTNSGSEAVDTALKIALAYHRARGEGQRTRFIGRERGYHGVGFGGISVGGIAPNRKAYSGALLPSVDHLPHTLNLKEAAFSKGQPAWGAHLADELERLVALHDASTIAAVIVEPVAGSTGVLIPPQGYLERLRELCDKHGILLIFDEVITGWGRLGAAFASQFFGVTPDLLTMAKGTNNAAVPMGAVAASGAIHDAIVNGAPAGIELFHGYTYSGHPLAAAAAVATIDLYEREGLLTRATRIGPIFEREIHKLKDARHVIDVRNLGLVGGVELRPRDGQPGARAYEVFVKCFEKGAMIRYTGDILAFSPPLIVEEAQIVELFSIVAEALKETE, from the coding sequence ATGGCCGAGCACGTTTCGCAGACCCCCGACCTTTCCGCGTTCTGGATGCCGTTCACCGCGAACCGGCAATTCAAGGAGGCGCCGCGTCTTCTTGTTGCAGCGAAGGGGATGTACTACACGTCGCACGATGGCCGCCGCATCCTCGACGGTACGGCGGGCCTCTGGTGTGTGAACGCGGGACACGGGCGCGACGAGATCGTCGCGGCGGTGAAGGCGCAGGTGGAGGAGATGGATTTCGCGCCGACGTTCCAGATGGGCCACCCGAAGGCGTTCGAAGCGGCGACGCGCATCGCGCGCCATACGCCCGGCGATCTGAAGCACGTCTTCTTCACGAACTCCGGGTCGGAGGCGGTCGATACCGCGCTCAAGATCGCGCTCGCGTATCACCGCGCGCGCGGCGAAGGGCAGCGCACGCGCTTCATCGGACGCGAGCGCGGCTACCACGGCGTCGGCTTCGGCGGCATCTCGGTGGGCGGCATCGCACCGAACCGCAAGGCGTATTCGGGCGCGCTGCTGCCGTCCGTCGATCACCTGCCGCATACGCTCAACCTGAAGGAAGCGGCGTTCTCGAAGGGGCAGCCCGCATGGGGCGCGCATCTGGCCGACGAATTGGAGCGGCTCGTCGCGTTGCACGATGCGTCGACGATCGCCGCCGTGATCGTCGAGCCGGTCGCGGGCTCGACGGGCGTGCTGATTCCGCCGCAAGGTTATCTCGAACGGCTGCGCGAGTTGTGCGACAAGCACGGCATCCTGTTGATCTTCGACGAAGTGATCACCGGCTGGGGGCGGCTCGGCGCGGCGTTCGCGTCGCAGTTCTTCGGCGTGACGCCCGACCTGCTGACGATGGCGAAGGGCACGAACAACGCGGCCGTGCCGATGGGGGCGGTGGCCGCGAGCGGCGCGATCCACGACGCGATCGTGAACGGCGCGCCGGCCGGCATCGAGCTGTTCCACGGCTATACGTATTCGGGGCATCCGCTCGCGGCCGCGGCGGCGGTCGCGACGATCGATCTCTACGAGCGCGAAGGGCTCCTCACGCGCGCCACGCGGATCGGGCCGATCTTCGAGCGCGAGATCCACAAGCTGAAGGACGCGCGCCACGTGATCGACGTGCGCAATCTCGGCCTCGTCGGCGGCGTCGAGCTGAGGCCGCGCGACGGCCAGCCCGGCGCGCGCGCGTACGAGGTCTTCGTCAAGTGCTTCGAGAAAGGCGCGATGATCCGCTATACGGGCGACATCCTCGCGTTCTCGCCGCCCCTTATCGTCGAGGAGGCGCAGATCGTCGAGTTGTTCTCGATCGTTGCGGAAGCGCTGAAGGAAACGGAGTAG